A single Lolium perenne isolate Kyuss_39 chromosome 6, Kyuss_2.0, whole genome shotgun sequence DNA region contains:
- the LOC127308008 gene encoding squamosa promoter-binding-like protein 4, which translates to MEWTASKPTPSSSPHLLWDWADAAAPGSSGEAAGRRGKEKRAKVAVGEEGSGGGGGGGGNARCQVEGCGVELRAAKEYHRKHRVCEAHTKSPRVVVAGQERRFCQQCSRFHPLTEFDLKKRSCRRRLSDHNARRRKQQPDAFSFAPARLPSSLIFDDRRQISFVWDKAPLSHVRPFAISPWNSPSDFKLPQVKEIREVSINGQENLDKSRLPHAVPTLSHDIDGLLSMKGPDSSLSASKLGGAPDLQRALSLLSASSCGLPDPILQASCLVQFTGASQNSRALPPSHGGSSASASFVEGHQPMAPSSQLVRFTLDGSSNGYESTFFGLNPMN; encoded by the exons ATGGAGTGGACGGCCTCGAAGCCCACCCCGTCCTCCTCGCCTCACCTCCTCTGGGACTGGGCCGACGCCGCCGCGCCGGGCTCCTCGGGCGAGGCAGCAGGAAGGCGCGGGAAGGAGAAGCGGGCCAAGGTGGCGGTGGGGGAAGAGggaagcggcggaggaggaggaggtggaggaaacgCAAGGTGCCAGGTGGAGGGCTGCGGCGTCGAGCTCCGCGCCGCGAAGGAGTACCACCGGAAGCACCGCGTCTGCGAGGCCCACACCAAGTCTCCccgcgtcgtcgtcgccggccaggAGCGCCGCTTCTGCCAGCAGTGCAGCCG GTTCCATCCACTGACGGAGTTTGACCTGAAGAAGAGGAGCTGCCGGAGGCGACTGTCGGATCACAATGCTCGGCGCCGGAAGCAACAGCCAGATGCATTCTCCTTTGCACCGGCAAGGCTGCCATCATCGTTGATATTTG ATGATAGACGGCAAATAAGTTTTGTTTGGGACAAAGCTCCGCTTAGCCATGTAAGGCCGTTTGCCATTTCTCCATGGAACAGCCCGTCTGACTTCAAGCTCCCACAAGTAAAGGAAATAAGAGAAGTATCAATCAATGGACAAGAAAATCTGGATAAATCTCGTCTACCTCATGCTGTTCCAACACTGAGTCATGACATAGATGGGCTATTATCAATGAAAG GTCCGGACTCATCTTTATCTGCTTCAAAATTAGGTGGAGCACCGGATCTTCAGCGTGCTCTCTCTCTTCTGTCAGCTAGTTCTTGTGGATTACCTGATCCTATACTGCAAGCATCTTGCCTCGTCCAGTTCACCGGTGCCAGCCAAAACAGCAGGGCCCTGCCTCCGTCACATGGAGGGAGCTCTGCGTCGGCGTCCTTCGTCGAAGGGCACCAGCCTATGGCACCGTCATCTCAGCTTGTCCGTTTTACCTTAGACGGCAGCAGCAATGGCTACGAGTCCACTTTCTTCGGTCTAAACCCGATGAATTGA